A genomic stretch from Terriglobales bacterium includes:
- a CDS encoding DUF4962 domain-containing protein, with product MLSAPARTLLVLIVCCISTASQDARENLGPKDEPAKSTQPHPLAALMQSVTWQLKPELRGVHPRVYVTAAELEQLRGRARGSHRELWQRALRNLPALTETPPPPPAEERRAQNTAGISMAGAAFAYAIERDPKYLAAARKYMDAATSYDVWGYSYNKPNVDLAAGHLLYALGWSYDLLYNELTPAERERYRAKLVRQGQQLYEYYKPKPGRTYSYSQNHVFIPMAGLAVAAYALEGEAPEADHWARLSAAIYDRVLATYSPDGYYYEGMEYWIFSTPWIVHYLDAHAHATGEDLYARAPGLALAHLYAAHSMLPGGNDAFDFGDVFFGPLSRTGKDEDRKRTHPGGHFNTNYNILYRLAARFRDEGAQGVAAWLAGMGQVNAEDFWSLAWYDASLPATPIEKLEPWHYFKDHEVAYWRSDWSPRATAIAFKCGPPEGHHTAALVQQFPDWRLEAGHAHPDANHFIVFADGKYLTGDSGYAGVPMTEQHNTVLVDGKGQANEGEGHSAWQDFPYSQLDRIRMAEVDFGPDRFFVRGDATAAYATSLGVRRFERSLMLTARGFVMWDTLETAQARTFTSVLHSDDKANARGSEIELGSGSGARLDVRVLSPEKISAQVEPNWMIAPGRPGSVASGQREARGERVRISNATPAKDVQFVYDFTIRNTTESSRFAGGQSQ from the coding sequence TCGTGCTCATCGTCTGCTGCATCAGCACCGCCTCCCAGGATGCCCGCGAAAATCTCGGACCGAAGGACGAGCCCGCGAAGAGCACTCAGCCGCATCCGCTGGCGGCGCTGATGCAGTCGGTCACCTGGCAACTCAAGCCCGAGCTGCGCGGCGTGCATCCACGGGTGTACGTCACCGCTGCGGAACTTGAGCAGCTTCGCGGGCGGGCGCGCGGATCGCATCGCGAGTTGTGGCAGCGCGCGCTGCGGAACCTGCCGGCGCTCACCGAAACGCCGCCGCCTCCGCCTGCCGAAGAGCGCCGCGCGCAGAACACGGCCGGCATTTCCATGGCGGGCGCGGCGTTTGCCTACGCGATCGAGCGCGATCCGAAGTATCTCGCCGCCGCCCGCAAGTACATGGACGCAGCCACGAGCTACGACGTTTGGGGATACAGCTACAACAAGCCCAACGTTGATCTCGCCGCCGGGCATCTTCTTTATGCGCTCGGCTGGTCATATGACCTGCTCTACAACGAGCTGACGCCGGCCGAGCGGGAGCGCTATCGCGCCAAGCTCGTCCGCCAGGGGCAGCAACTCTACGAGTACTACAAGCCCAAGCCGGGCCGCACGTACTCCTACAGTCAGAACCACGTCTTCATCCCGATGGCCGGGCTCGCCGTCGCGGCCTACGCGCTAGAGGGCGAAGCGCCAGAGGCTGACCATTGGGCGCGCCTCTCCGCCGCCATCTACGACCGCGTGCTCGCCACGTACTCGCCCGACGGCTACTACTACGAGGGCATGGAGTACTGGATTTTTTCCACGCCGTGGATCGTGCATTATCTGGACGCGCACGCGCACGCGACCGGCGAAGACCTGTACGCGCGCGCGCCCGGCCTGGCGTTGGCGCATTTGTACGCGGCGCACTCCATGCTTCCCGGCGGCAACGACGCGTTCGACTTCGGCGACGTCTTCTTCGGCCCGCTCTCGCGCACCGGCAAAGACGAAGACCGCAAGCGCACGCATCCCGGCGGCCACTTCAACACCAACTACAACATCCTGTACCGCCTGGCGGCGCGTTTCCGCGACGAAGGCGCGCAGGGCGTGGCGGCGTGGCTGGCCGGTATGGGGCAGGTGAACGCCGAAGACTTCTGGTCGCTCGCCTGGTACGACGCGTCGCTTCCCGCCACGCCGATCGAAAAGCTCGAGCCGTGGCACTACTTCAAGGACCATGAGGTCGCCTATTGGCGGAGCGACTGGTCCCCGCGCGCGACAGCGATTGCGTTCAAGTGCGGTCCGCCCGAGGGACATCACACCGCCGCGCTGGTTCAGCAGTTTCCCGACTGGCGCCTCGAAGCCGGGCACGCGCATCCCGACGCCAACCACTTCATCGTTTTCGCCGATGGCAAATATCTGACCGGCGACTCCGGTTACGCCGGCGTTCCCATGACCGAGCAGCACAACACCGTGCTGGTGGACGGCAAAGGCCAGGCCAACGAAGGCGAAGGGCACAGCGCCTGGCAGGACTTCCCATACTCGCAGCTCGACAGGATCCGCATGGCTGAAGTTGATTTCGGACCCGATCGCTTCTTTGTTCGCGGCGACGCCACCGCCGCTTACGCCACGTCGCTCGGCGTGCGCCGCTTCGAACGCAGCCTGATGCTGACCGCGCGCGGCTTCGTGATGTGGGACACGCTGGAAACCGCGCAGGCGCGCACGTTCACCTCGGTGCTGCACTCCGATGACAAAGCCAACGCTCGCGGAAGCGAGATCGAGCTTGGTTCGGGCAGCGGCGCGCGGCTCGACGTGCGCGTCCTCTCGCCGGAGAAAATTTCCGCGCAAGTGGAACCCAACTGGATGATTGCGCCCGGGCGTCCCGGGTCGGTGGCCAGCGGGCAGCGCGAGGCGCGCGGCGAGCGCGTGCGCATCTCCAACGCCACGCCCGCAAAGGACGTTCAGTTCGTTTACGACTTCACCATCCGGAACACAACCGAGAGCAGCAGGTTCGCAGGAGGACAATCGCAGTGA